In Pleomorphomonas sp. T1.2MG-36, the genomic stretch GCCGTCAGCGGGAGGCGATGAAGCGGTCCAGCTTGCCCAGCGTCTGCAATCCCAGCTCGATGGCGCCGAAGCCCTTGGCCTCCTGGAACTCGGCGGCAGTGGTGAAGACCATGCCGAGCGTCACTCTGGTCGCCCCGTCCTCGTCCTCGAACGAGGCCCAGGCGTCGGCGTGCTTGGGGCCGTTCTCGCCCCAGAGCAACGTGTAGCCGAACCGCTCCTCGCGGCGGACGTCGTGATAGAGATGGTGGTTGGGGTAGACGTGGCCGTCCGGCCCGATCATGTCGAACACCCACTCGCCGCCGGTCCTGAGGTCGATCCGCTTGGTGCGGCAGGAAAAGCCGTCCGGCCCCCACCATTGCGGCAGCGCCTCCACGTTCATCCAGGCGCCCCAGACGACGCTGCGCGGCGCCTTGATCACCCGCTGGAGGATCATGGTGCGCTGGGCGACGCCGACGAGATTGTCGAGGCCGGCGCCGAAGCCCTGCCGGTAGCCGGCCTCCATGTCTTCGGCCAGCGAGGACAGTTGCACGGTGACCACCAGACGGCTGTTATCGTTGGTGCCCGATATCTCGGCCGTCACCAGCGCCGCCGACTGCGTGACGCCCTCCGAGGAGATCACCTCGTAGTTGACGCTGCGCGCCGCCGGCCGCAGCTCCAGCCAGCCGGACTCGCAGCGAATGTCCGGCTGTCCCGCCACCT encodes the following:
- a CDS encoding SRPBCC family protein, whose translation is MTPSTDHAMHDATKGRFATLTFERQVAAPPSILWQAWTAPAARAVWAAPSPTVTVEFIEADTRVGGREISLCKVAGQPDIRCESGWLELRPAARSVNYEVISSEGVTQSAALVTAEISGTNDNSRLVVTVQLSSLAEDMEAGYRQGFGAGLDNLVGVAQRTMILQRVIKAPRSVVWGAWMNVEALPQWWGPDGFSCRTKRIDLRTGGEWVFDMIGPDGHVYPNHHLYHDVRREERFGYTLLWGENGPKHADAWASFEDEDGATRVTLGMVFTTAAEFQEAKGFGAIELGLQTLGKLDRFIASR